CCGCTGTCGCCGGCGGCTACAACATCATCATCCTGTCCGACCGCCAGGTCGGTCCCGACCGTATCGCCATTCCGGCACTGCTGGCGACGGCTGCCGTGCACCACCATCTGATCCGCAAGGGTCTGCGCACCGCGGTCGGCCTGGTCGTGGAATCCGGCGAGCCACGCGAAGTGCATCATTTCTGCTGTCTCGCCGGCTACGGCGCCGAGGCGATCAACCCCTACCTTGCCTTCGATACGCTGCTCGACATGCACAAGCGTGGCGAACTGCCGGCTGAGGTTGACGCCTACGAGGTGGTCTCGCGCTACATCAAGTCGATCGGCAAGGGCATCCTCAAGGTGATGTCGAAGATGGGCATCTCCACCTATCAGTCCTATTGCGGCGCGCAGATATTCGACGCCATCGGGCTGAAATCGGATTTCGTCGAGAAGTACTTCACCGGCACAGCGACGCTGATCGAAGGTGTCGGCCTGGACGAGGTCGCGGCCGAGACGCTCAGCCGCCACACCGACGGTTTCGGCAACGATCCGGTGCTGCGCAACAGCCTCGAGGTCGGCGGCGAGTACATGTACCGCATGCGCGGCGAAGCCCATATGTGGTCGCCCGACGCCGTCGCCACCTTGCAGCACGCCGTGCGTCAGGGCTCGTGGGAGACGTTCAAGGAGTATTCCGCGCAGATCGACAGCGAGACGGCCCGTGCTCAGACCATACGCGGCCTGTTCAGGATCAAGCTTGCGGAAGAGACCGGCCGCAAGAAGGTGGCGATAGAGGACGTGATGTCGGCGGCCGATATCGTCAAGCGCTTCTCGACAGGGGCGATGTCGTTCGGCTCGATCTCGCGCGAGGCACACACGACGCTGGCGCGCGCCATGAACCAGATCGGCGGCAAGTCGAACACCGGCGAGGGCGGCGAAGAGGCCGACCGCTATCTGCCGCTGCCCGGCGGCGGCAAGAACCCCGAACGTTCGGCGATCAAGCAGGTCGCCTCGGGGCGGTTTGGCGTCACCGCCGAGTATCTCGTCAATTCCGATGTCATGCAGATCAAGGTCGCGCAGGGCGCCAAGCCCGGTGAGGGCGGCCAGCTGCCCGGCCACAAGGTCGACGCGACCATTGCGAAGGTCCGGCACTCGACGCCCGGCGTCGGCCTGATCTCGCCGCCGCCGCATCACGACATCTATTCGATCGAGGATCTGGCGCAGCTGATTTACGATCTGAAGAACGTCAACCCGGCGGCCGACGTCTCGGTAAAGCTGGTGTCGGAAGTCGGTGTCGGTACGGTTGCGGCGGGCGTCGCCAAGGCGCGCGCCGACCACATCACCATCTCCGGCTATGATGGCGGCACCGGCGCGTCGCCGCTGACCTCGCTCAAGCATGCCGGCAGTCCATGGGAAATGGGCCTTGCCGAGACGCACCAGACGCTGGTGCTGAACGGGCTGCGCTCGCGCGTTGCACTGCAGGTCGATGGTGGCTTGCGCACGGGGCGCGACGTCATCATCGGTGCGCTGCTCGGTGCCGACGAGTTCGGCTTCTCGACCGCGCCGCTGATCGCGGCCGGCTGCATCATGATGCGCAAGTGCCACTTGAACACCTGCCCGGTCGGCGTCGCGACGCAGGATCCGGTTCTGCGCAAGCGTTTCAAGGGCACGCCCGAGCATGTCATCAACTTCTTCTTCTATGTTGCGGAAGAGGTGAGGGGGCTGCTGGCCGAGATGGGCTACACCCATATCGACCAGATCATCGGCGACAGCGACCTGCTGGAAAAGCGCGAGATGATCCAGCATTGGAAGGCGCGTGGGCTCGATTTCGGCAAGATGTTCTTCAAGCCGGACGCGCCGCATGAGGCGGTGCACTGGACCGAACGGCAGAAACACCCGATTGACGATGTACTCGATCGCAAGCTGATCGAACTGGCGAAGCCCGCGCTCGAAAGCAAGCAGCCGGTCAAGATCGAGGTCGACATCCGCAATGTCGATCGCTCCACGGGCGCCATGCTGTCGGGCGAAGTCGCCAAGCGCTTCAGGCACAAGGGCCTGCGCGAGGACACGATCCAGGTGAAGCTGACCGGCACCGCCGGCCAGTCGTTCGGCGCCTTCCTGGCGCGCGGCATCTCGTTCGATCTCGTCGGTGCGGCCAACGACTATGTCGGCAAGGGCCTGTCGGGCGGACGCATCGTCATCCGGCCGCCGGAGGAGTCCAGGATCGTCGCGGCGGAATCGATCATCGTCGGCAACACCGTCCTCTATGGCGCGACCGAGGGCGAGGCCTATTTCGCAGGTGTCGCCGGCGAGCGCTTCGCGGTGCGCAATTCGGGCGTCGCCGCCGTCGTTGAAGGCGTCGGCGATCATGGCTGCGAATACATGACCGGCGGCATCGTCGTCGTCATCGGCCAGACCGGTCGCAACTTCGCTGCCGGCATGTCGGGCGGCGTGGCCTATGTTCTGGATGAGGCCGGCGATTTCGCCGCGCGCTGCAACATGGCGATGGTCGAGCTGGAGCCGGTTCCGGAAGAAGACGATCTGATGGAAAGGCTGCTGCATCATGGCGGTGACCTCGACCACAAGGGTCGCGTCGACGTCTCGGGCGACATGACCACCCATGACGAGGAACGGCTTTACCAGCTTATCTCGAACCACGTCCATTTCACCGGTTCGGTACGCGGCCGCGAGATACTCGACGACTGGACGACCTTCCGGCCGAAATTCCGCAAGATCATGCCGGTCGAATACCGCCGCGCGCTGATCGAGATGGAACGCATGCGCATGGGCGTGGCGGCGGAATAGGTTTTTCGACTTGCCGGGAGGCGCAGGCTTCCCGGCGGAACTTTCAGCGACAGTTTGACCTCGGATGCAAGGTTGCCACGGCTGCCTCAAGGGGTTAACGGGTGCGAAAACCGCACCATCTGGACAGCAGGAACTGGACTATGGGCAAGGTAACAGGCTTTCTCGAAATCGACCGGCAGGTGCACAAGTACCAGCCGGCCTCCGACCGCATCCGGCATTTCCGCGAATTCACGCTGCCGATGTCGGACAAGGAGGTCGAGAAACAGGCCGCGCGCTGCATGGATTGCGGCATCCCGTTCTGCCACGGGCCGACCGGGTGCCCGATCCACAACCAGATCCCGGACTGGAACGACCTCGTCTACAATGGCGACTGGGACAATGCGATCCGCAACCTGCATTCGACCAACAATTTCCCCGAGTTCACCGGCCGCATCTGCCCCGCGCCCTGCGAGGAAGCCTGCACGCTGAACCTCGAGGACATTCCGGTTGCCATCAAGACCGTTGAACAGGCAATCGCCGACAAGGCTTATGAAACCGGCCATATCCGGCCTTATCCGCCGGAGAAGAAGACGGGCAAGCGGGTCGCTGTCATCGGCTCCGGCCCGGCAGGGATGGCGGCGGCGCAGCAGCTTGGCCGCGCCGGCCACGAGGTCAGCGTTTATGAGCGTGAGAGCCGTCCCGGCGGGCTGATGCGCTACGGCATTCCCGACTTCAAGATCGAGAAGCACTATATCGACCGCCGCATCGAGCAGATGCAGGGCGAGGGCGTGACCTTCCATTGCGGCGTCAATGTCGGCGTCGATAAGCCGGTGGCAGAGTTGCTCGCCGGATACGATGCGGTGCTCTATTGCGGCGGTTCGGAATCGCCGCGTCCGGCCAACATTCCGGGCGACGATCTCGGCGGCGTCTATGACGCCATGCCCTATCTGGTGCAGCAGAACCGTCGCGTTGGCGGCGAGCCGATCCAGTCGGTGGCCTGGCCGTCGCATCCGATCATCGCCGGCGGCCAGCATGTCGTCGTCGTCGGCGGCGGCGATACCGCGTCCGACTGCGTCGGCACCGCCTTCCGCCAGGGCGCGGTGCGCGTCACCCAGCTCGACATCCGCCCGCAGCCGCCGGAGAAGGAAGACAAGCTTTCGGTCTGGCCTTACTGGGCGACCAAGATGCGCACCTCGTCCTCACAGGCCGAAGGTGCGGAGCGCGAATTCCAGGTGGCGACGCTCGAATTCATCGGCGAGGACGGCCAACTGACCGGCGTCAAATGCTGTGAAGTCGACGAGAAGCGCAAGCCGATCGCCGGCACCGAATTCGTCATCCGTGCAGACCTCGCCTTCATCGCCATCGGCTTTGCCGGACCGGCTGCCGCCGGCGTCGCGAAAGAGCTGGACGGTGAGATGAAAATCACCACCGACAGCCGCCGTTCCCGCAATGTCGAAGCCAATGATCGCGACTACAAGACCAGCGTCGACAAGCTCTACGCCGCAGGTGATGTGCGCCGCGGCCAGTCGCTGGTTGTGTGGGCGATCCGCGAAGGCCGCCAGGCCGCGCGCTCGATCGATGAAGCGCTGATGGGGTCGACGGTACTCCCCCGTTAACGGTTGATCGCCGTCGTCGTATCCGTCGCGGCAGCGGCCTTGGGCGGCCACGAGAAGTCGTCGGCGCGGCCGGGCGAGGCCTCGGGCGCCTTGCCTTCGAGGATTAGTTTTTCGCCGGGCAGATCCGGATTGGCTTTCGGCGCCGCCGCCGCACCGAGAAGTTCGGTACCGCCGTCGAGCGCCGGATCGTTGAGCAGCATCGGAACGGTGCGGTCGACCACGATCGGGGCGGCGGGCAGCGACGGCGCCTCGACCGGGGCGCCGGCCGGTGCGGCAGCCGTCACCACGCTTCCCGGCGCTGCCAGGCCGAGGATCTTGGCCAGCGGCTTTTCGGTGTAGAAGGCGAGCTTTCGCTTGCCGGCTTTCGAGACGTTGATGCCGTCGTCGGAGCGCAGCCGCACGGCCTGGCCGTTAATGTCGGGGCCGGTCGAGACAAAGGCGCCGTTCTCGTCGACGAACCCATCCCAGACATCGACGAATTCGCCGCCGTTCTTCTCGGCAGCCGAGTGGTAGATGTCGTTGAATGCCAGCATGTCGGAGGTCATCTTCGGCGTCTTGAAGGCTGGCATGCCGACCCACAGATAAGGCACCTTGGTCGCCGCCAGTGCCTTTCCCAAGGCTTCGGTCCGGCGTTCGTATTCCTTGGTCCAGTTCTCGGAGCGCGGCTGCTCGCGCACATCGTTGACGCGCATCTGCTGGCGGTCGTTGGAGCCGAGCATGACGACGACCACGGAGGGTTTTTCGGTCTCGACCAGCGATTTGACCTGTTCGGGCCAGTTGTAGACATCATCGCGCACGAAACCCGAAGAACCGTTGGCGCGCTCGACGATCCTGACGTTGGCATTGTCGGCAAAGGCTGTTTCGAGGCCTTCGGCCAGGCCGTTGGCCATGAAATCGCCGATCACCAGAATGACGCGGGCATCCGGTGTCTTCTCGACAATCGGAGCGGAAGGTTCAACCGGTGCACGGGGCTTCTTCTTGACCTTCGGCTTTGCCTTGCGGACGTCGAGCGGCGGCTCGATGCGTTCGCTGCGGCGCGGGAACAGAAGGTCGCGCAGCGACCAGCCGCGGTTCTGCGGTTGTTCCTGCGCCAAAGCCGGTGTGTGGAAAGTGCCGGCGACCCCCGTCGCCAGGACGACGATGGCCAGAATGAGGATCGGCAAGCGGAAAACGATCACACGGATACGCGCTGCCGGAACCAAGCACCCTCTCCATCCCTTGGTGCATGGCCCTCGCAGGGGATCATGCACAGACCGATGCTACGGCATCCCTTGCGCGTCGCAGATGCGCGCTGCCGTCGCCGGCTCTATTTCTTTCTGAGCCATTTGAGCACTTCCATGCTCGGATACCCGTCCTGGGTCAAGCCGACCGTTGCCTGATAGGTCATGATGGCGGTTTTCGTGCCGTCACCGATCTTGCCGTCGAACTTGCCGTCGTAAAGTCCGTGCTGCGAAAGCCGCTTCTGCAACTCCTGCCTTTCCTCGAAGGACAGTTTGGTGAAGGGCCGCTTCCAGTCCTGCACCAGACCATTAGAGCCGGCGATTTCGTCGGCAAGAAGGCCGACGGCCAGGGCATATTTGTCGGCGTTGTTGTAGGCCTTGATGACGGAGAAGTTCTTGATCATCAGGAATGCCGGTCCGCCGCGGCCGTCCGGCACTTTCAGCGTCGCCTTGTCGGTTGCGTTCTTGAACGGCTTGCCATTGGCCCTGGCGACGCCGAGCGCCTGCCACTGCGCCAATGTCTTCGAGCCGGCAGGCAGTTTGCCGGCCGGAATGGTAACCTCGTAGCCCCAGGTCTTGCCGCCCTGCCAGCCATTCTTCTTCAGCAGATTGGCTGATGTCGCCAACGCATCGGGGATCGAATTCCAGATGTCGCGCTTGCCGTTGCCGTCCATGTCGACGGCATAATGCTGGTAGCTGGTCGGGATGAACTGGGTCTGGCCCATGGCGCCGGCCCAGGAGCCCATCAGGTGGCTTTCGTCGATGTCCCCGGTCTGCAGGATTTTCAGCGCGGCGACCAATTGGGTGCGGGCGAATTTCGAACGCTTCGGGTCGCCATAGGCGAGGGTTGCCAGCGAGCGGATGACATTGCGCATGATGTCGTCGCGCTTGAGGATCTCACCGTAATTCGATTCCATCGACCAGATGGCGAGCAGGATGTAGCGGTCGACGCCGAACCTCGCCTCGATCCGGTCCAGCCACGGCCTCCATTTTTTGGCCATCTGCTGGCCGACGGCAACGGACTGGTCGTGGACGCGGTTGTCGAAATAGTCCCAGGCAGGTGCGGTGAATTCGGGCTGGGTGCGTGCCTTTTCCAGCACCACCGGGTCGGGTTCATTGATGCCCCGGAACGCCCGGTCGTAGACCGCGCCGGAAACGCCGCCCGCCACGGCCGTGGCGCGGAAGCCGGCGACCCATTGCCGAAACCCGGCATCGGCGGAGGCCGGTCCGGCCGGCATCAGCAAGGCGAGCGAGAGGCTGGCCGCCGTCAGCACGCTGGTAAAGAGTTTTGCGGCACTGCGAACGGACATATTTTCCCCTTTCTCTATCTCAGGAAAGACCATTCATCGCCGAACCGGGTTAGCAATTGGTTTACCATAGGCGGCGCCTGGAACGAAAAGACACCTGGATGCTTTACCGGTTGATGTTTCCCTCAATGGCCCGATAATCCCCAATTCCGGCGCGAAAATGTCGCGAGGCGGGATTGCCGGGCACGCCCTCAAACGGATAATTGACGCATGAAACGAGTTCGCAAGGCAGTTTTCCCGGTCGCCGGTCTCGGCACACGGTTTCTCCCGGCCACCAAGGCCATTCCCAAGGAGATGCTGACCGTCGTCGACCGGCCGGTCATCCAGTATGTCGTCGATGAGGCGCGCGAGGCCGGCATCGAACATTTCATCTTCGTCACCGGCCGCAACAAGGCGGTCATAGAAGACCATTTCGATATCCAGTTCGAGCTCTATGATACGCTGGCACAGCGCGGCAAGGACGACCAGCTGGCCCGCTTGCAGCGGCTGCAGCCGGCGCCGGGGCAGACCTCGTTCACCCGCCAGCAGGTGCCGATGGGGCTCGGCCACGCCGTCTGGTGCGCCCGGGAACTGGTCGGCGACGAACCCTTCGCGCTGTTGCTGCCCGACATGATCATGCAGTCGGAAAAGAGCTGCATGAAGGCCATGGTCGAGCTCTACGAGGAGACCGGCAACAACATCATCGCGGTGCAGGAATGCGATCCGGCCGAAACCCACAAATATGGCATTGTCGGCCGAGGCGAGGACACGCATCACGGCTTCCGCATCACCGAGATGGTCGAAAAGCCGAAGACCGGCACCGCACCGTCCAATCTCTACATCAACGGCCGCTACATCCTGCAGCCCGAGATTTTCAAGATTCTGGAAAGCCACGAAAAGGGCGCCGGCAACGAGATCCAGCTCACCGACGCGATGCTGAAGCTGGAAAAACAGCAGCCCTTCTTTGGCTACCACTTTCAGGGCCGCACCTTCGATTGCGGATCGCCGGAAGGGTTCGTCGAGGCCAATGTCGCCTTCGCGCTGTGGCGCAGCGACATGAACGAGAACATGGCCGGCGTCATCCGCACGCTGCTCGATGAGATGAAGCCATCCGAGCGTCGCGGCGCTGCTTTTTAGCTACCGCTGCAGCTTCAGCCCCAAATAGATGCTGTTGGCGGTGTAGTTGCGCCCGGGCAGATTGCTGGTCAGCTTTTCGGTGCGGGCGCGGCTGGTGAGGCCGACATAACGGTTCAGCCACCAGGTCAGCCCGGCCTCTGCACTTAGTGTCATGTCATGGCCATCGGAGCCGGTGTAATTGCGCCAGTCGAGCCCAAGGGCTGCGTTGCCGGTCAGGTCGGCGCGGATCTGCCGCTCGCCGGTGAGGCGGCCGGAATAGAGGATGTCGCCGCTCTCACCGGCGTTCGTCGTGCCTTCGACCGTGGTTTGCCCGGTGAGGCCGATGATGGTGCCGCGCTCGGGCGACCATTTGAGGTCGGCATTGATGGTGGCTCCCGAAATCGCCTCCAGGTTCTTGTCGTCGATCGCTTCCCTCAGCCAGCCAGCCGAGAACTCACCTTTGAGCTTCTCGCCCATGTCGACTTCGATACCGGCGCGTGCGCCAAGCCGGGTCGAAGAGCGCTCGAAGCCCTTGTTGTCGATCCGTTGGCCATATACCCTTCGGCCGAGCTCAATCTCGGCAAAGGGCGTCAGAGCCGGGGAAATTTCATAGCCGGTCCGCAACGTTGCAGTATAGAGCGTGTTGTCCTGATCCTTCTGCGACAACACGGTGCCGTCCGTTAGCTTGGCGTCGCCATAGATGTCGTGGGAGACCGCACCGGTCAGCGCAAAGCGCAGCTTGCCGACATCCTTCTCGACGGCGAGGCTGCCGTCGACAGTCTGGCGGATCGGCTGCGAGGTGACGCCGGCAATGGCGTCGGGCGCGGAGGCCGATTCCGGCGCAATCTCGTAGCCGAGCTTGGCGATGGCGCGCAGTTCATTGTCGAGGTCGACATTGTACGTGCCTTGGATACGGCCGCGTGCCTCATTGATCTTCTGGCCCGAAATGGTGTTGCGGAAATTGCCGTAGCCGTCGATGACCGCCGAATTCTCGCGCCAATCGGAGGCGGCGGAGAAACGCAGCGCCGTTTCGGACAGCACCGCCGACTTGCCGCCAGCGCTGGAATCGGCGTTCGACGTGACGGCAACGCCCTGCTCGAGCGTCGGCCGCAGCAGGAACGAGCCGACCTTGATG
This region of Mesorhizobium sp. C432A genomic DNA includes:
- the gltB gene encoding glutamate synthase large subunit; its protein translation is MTELTPSAIIGQAAQTKAAAVKNTVLTKEGQTTNGLTTNGMAAQGLYDPRNEHDACGVGFIVNMKNVKSHQIVKDGLFVLENLTHRGAVGADPLMGDGAGVLVQIPDRFFREEMAAQGVELPAAGQYGVGHWFMPQDAALRAHIEEIIAESALSEGLPLLGFRDVPVDNSSLSKAPDIAASEPFHRQVFIGRTSDIPDDEEYEARLYLLRKVISGRIYAENNNKDIGAYCVSLSARTIVYKGMFLAYQVGAYYKDLSDPRFETALILVHQRFSTNTFPSWKLAHPYRMVAHNGEINTVRGNNNWMAARQASVDSELFGNNISKLWPISYDGQSDTACFDNALEFLFQGGYSLSHAMMMLIPEAWAGNKLMDADRKAFYEYHAALMEPWDGPAAVAFTDGRQIGATLDRNGLRPARYIVTDDDRVIMASEAGVLPVPEERIVKKWRLQPGRMLLIDLAKGRIISDEEIKSEIATRHPYKTWLNNTQLILEDLKPVEPRALRKDVSLLDRQQAFGYSQEDTKLLMSPMATTGQEAVGSMGTDTPISAMSDKSKLLYTYFKQNFAQVTNPPIDPIREELVMSLVSFIGPRPNIFDLVGNSRRKRLEVRQPILTNGDLEKIRSIGHTEDRFDTKTIDITYGSSEGAAGMQGAVERLCERAEAAVAGGYNIIILSDRQVGPDRIAIPALLATAAVHHHLIRKGLRTAVGLVVESGEPREVHHFCCLAGYGAEAINPYLAFDTLLDMHKRGELPAEVDAYEVVSRYIKSIGKGILKVMSKMGISTYQSYCGAQIFDAIGLKSDFVEKYFTGTATLIEGVGLDEVAAETLSRHTDGFGNDPVLRNSLEVGGEYMYRMRGEAHMWSPDAVATLQHAVRQGSWETFKEYSAQIDSETARAQTIRGLFRIKLAEETGRKKVAIEDVMSAADIVKRFSTGAMSFGSISREAHTTLARAMNQIGGKSNTGEGGEEADRYLPLPGGGKNPERSAIKQVASGRFGVTAEYLVNSDVMQIKVAQGAKPGEGGQLPGHKVDATIAKVRHSTPGVGLISPPPHHDIYSIEDLAQLIYDLKNVNPAADVSVKLVSEVGVGTVAAGVAKARADHITISGYDGGTGASPLTSLKHAGSPWEMGLAETHQTLVLNGLRSRVALQVDGGLRTGRDVIIGALLGADEFGFSTAPLIAAGCIMMRKCHLNTCPVGVATQDPVLRKRFKGTPEHVINFFFYVAEEVRGLLAEMGYTHIDQIIGDSDLLEKREMIQHWKARGLDFGKMFFKPDAPHEAVHWTERQKHPIDDVLDRKLIELAKPALESKQPVKIEVDIRNVDRSTGAMLSGEVAKRFRHKGLREDTIQVKLTGTAGQSFGAFLARGISFDLVGAANDYVGKGLSGGRIVIRPPEESRIVAAESIIVGNTVLYGATEGEAYFAGVAGERFAVRNSGVAAVVEGVGDHGCEYMTGGIVVVIGQTGRNFAAGMSGGVAYVLDEAGDFAARCNMAMVELEPVPEEDDLMERLLHHGGDLDHKGRVDVSGDMTTHDEERLYQLISNHVHFTGSVRGREILDDWTTFRPKFRKIMPVEYRRALIEMERMRMGVAAE
- the galU gene encoding UTP--glucose-1-phosphate uridylyltransferase GalU, with product MKRVRKAVFPVAGLGTRFLPATKAIPKEMLTVVDRPVIQYVVDEAREAGIEHFIFVTGRNKAVIEDHFDIQFELYDTLAQRGKDDQLARLQRLQPAPGQTSFTRQQVPMGLGHAVWCARELVGDEPFALLLPDMIMQSEKSCMKAMVELYEETGNNIIAVQECDPAETHKYGIVGRGEDTHHGFRITEMVEKPKTGTAPSNLYINGRYILQPEIFKILESHEKGAGNEIQLTDAMLKLEKQQPFFGYHFQGRTFDCGSPEGFVEANVAFALWRSDMNENMAGVIRTLLDEMKPSERRGAAF
- a CDS encoding outer membrane beta-barrel protein is translated as MSRAQPQEKKGRTGRAFCALLLATSVLALLRPTALHAQETELRGEVSESAILSDQQRRARQLSKANTQVKPAPADTAPTGNTPTAYVPASDGALPDDTDPSQAGANSIFDPPATIDDSFADKPPTVQPRRPSTAKQRAAADADKAKDKTKAADKKKPGKATDQTTTGTTPDGTAAGDADQDTANRRVLTVGGVDRRKLDPGAERTGAIEGQKKKLEDDPYAATGIKVGSFLLRPTLEQGVAVTSNADSSAGGKSAVLSETALRFSAASDWRENSAVIDGYGNFRNTISGQKINEARGRIQGTYNVDLDNELRAIAKLGYEIAPESASAPDAIAGVTSQPIRQTVDGSLAVEKDVGKLRFALTGAVSHDIYGDAKLTDGTVLSQKDQDNTLYTATLRTGYEISPALTPFAEIELGRRVYGQRIDNKGFERSSTRLGARAGIEVDMGEKLKGEFSAGWLREAIDDKNLEAISGATINADLKWSPERGTIIGLTGQTTVEGTTNAGESGDILYSGRLTGERQIRADLTGNAALGLDWRNYTGSDGHDMTLSAEAGLTWWLNRYVGLTSRARTEKLTSNLPGRNYTANSIYLGLKLQR
- a CDS encoding lytic murein transglycosylase; this encodes MSVRSAAKLFTSVLTAASLSLALLMPAGPASADAGFRQWVAGFRATAVAGGVSGAVYDRAFRGINEPDPVVLEKARTQPEFTAPAWDYFDNRVHDQSVAVGQQMAKKWRPWLDRIEARFGVDRYILLAIWSMESNYGEILKRDDIMRNVIRSLATLAYGDPKRSKFARTQLVAALKILQTGDIDESHLMGSWAGAMGQTQFIPTSYQHYAVDMDGNGKRDIWNSIPDALATSANLLKKNGWQGGKTWGYEVTIPAGKLPAGSKTLAQWQALGVARANGKPFKNATDKATLKVPDGRGGPAFLMIKNFSVIKAYNNADKYALAVGLLADEIAGSNGLVQDWKRPFTKLSFEERQELQKRLSQHGLYDGKFDGKIGDGTKTAIMTYQATVGLTQDGYPSMEVLKWLRKK
- a CDS encoding glutamate synthase subunit beta; protein product: MGKVTGFLEIDRQVHKYQPASDRIRHFREFTLPMSDKEVEKQAARCMDCGIPFCHGPTGCPIHNQIPDWNDLVYNGDWDNAIRNLHSTNNFPEFTGRICPAPCEEACTLNLEDIPVAIKTVEQAIADKAYETGHIRPYPPEKKTGKRVAVIGSGPAGMAAAQQLGRAGHEVSVYERESRPGGLMRYGIPDFKIEKHYIDRRIEQMQGEGVTFHCGVNVGVDKPVAELLAGYDAVLYCGGSESPRPANIPGDDLGGVYDAMPYLVQQNRRVGGEPIQSVAWPSHPIIAGGQHVVVVGGGDTASDCVGTAFRQGAVRVTQLDIRPQPPEKEDKLSVWPYWATKMRTSSSQAEGAEREFQVATLEFIGEDGQLTGVKCCEVDEKRKPIAGTEFVIRADLAFIAIGFAGPAAAGVAKELDGEMKITTDSRRSRNVEANDRDYKTSVDKLYAAGDVRRGQSLVVWAIREGRQAARSIDEALMGSTVLPR
- a CDS encoding DUF459 domain-containing protein, coding for MVPAARIRVIVFRLPILILAIVVLATGVAGTFHTPALAQEQPQNRGWSLRDLLFPRRSERIEPPLDVRKAKPKVKKKPRAPVEPSAPIVEKTPDARVILVIGDFMANGLAEGLETAFADNANVRIVERANGSSGFVRDDVYNWPEQVKSLVETEKPSVVVVMLGSNDRQQMRVNDVREQPRSENWTKEYERRTEALGKALAATKVPYLWVGMPAFKTPKMTSDMLAFNDIYHSAAEKNGGEFVDVWDGFVDENGAFVSTGPDINGQAVRLRSDDGINVSKAGKRKLAFYTEKPLAKILGLAAPGSVVTAAAPAGAPVEAPSLPAAPIVVDRTVPMLLNDPALDGGTELLGAAAAPKANPDLPGEKLILEGKAPEASPGRADDFSWPPKAAAATDTTTAINR